The DNA sequence ATgtcgccctcctcatcaccggcacCCTCCACGAGCGCGACACCCGCGAGCTCCTCGATCGGTGCCACCCCCTGGGTTGGTTCGAGACCATGCCTGTTCTTTGTGTGGCCACCAACATCGAGGAGCTCTACAACAGCGTTCTCATCGAAACCCCCTTGGCCCCTTACTTCAAAGGCAGCCTCTCCCACCAAGACCTGGACGAGCTCAACATTGAAATCGTGAGAAACACACTCTACAAGAACTACCTGGAGGATTTCTACAACTTTgtcaacacccaccccgaCATGGCGGGCACCCCGACAAGCGAGGTCATGACGGAAATTCTCGAGTTTGAGGCGGACAGGCGGGCGATCAACATCACGTTGAACTCGTTTGGAACGGAGCTGTCGAAGCAGGACCGTAACAAGTTGTATCCCACTTTTGGCCGGCTCTATCCCGAGGGgacgttgatgttgtcgagggCGGATGATTTTGAAGGGGTGAGGCttgcggtggagggggtgcaTGATTACAAGTCGTTTTTTGAGGCTGCGGGACTAGGAGGTGGTCCGGGGGGACCGGGGAATATGGGAGGGGGTTCGGGGTCGGATgggaagagcttggaggatATGTTTTAtcagaaggagatggagatatGCAAGGGAGCGTTTACGAGGCAGTTTGGGGCGAGTATAATTTATGCTTTTGTTAAGCTGAAGGAGCAGGTATGTTTTTCCTCTCTGCTTTTTCACAAATGGTTATGGAACTAACACGGTGAATAGGAGGTCCGCAATATTCAGTGGATATCTGAGTGCATAGCTCAGAACCAAAAGGAGCGCATTGGTAATTACATCAGTGTGTTCTGACCTGGGTTTTGGGCGGATGGTTTGGTGTCTTTTTTCATTGTCAGGCTGAGCTTGATGGAGGCTCTTTAGTATTAATGCGCCCTGTTCAGAAGCATGCGttttgactttttctttGCTCTTTTTATACTCGTAGCACCCTAGGCAGGCGTATTGGCGATGTGGAATCTTTACAACGACGAGACCTTGtgtcgtctctctctctcacaatGGCGGGGTTTGTCTCATCTCTTTTGGTTCGGTATTGTGTATATTGTACATAAAGGACGTTATACATCTTGCTGTCTTTTTTATACACATCTCACTTTTTTTGCTTTCCAGGGGGTATAATTCATTAAACCTCGATCTGGTTCTTCCAGCACGCCGGGGTGATGCCCAGCGTCTTGAGCATAAACTGCCACCGCtcactccccctctccttcttctcc is a window from the Podospora pseudocomata strain CBS 415.72m chromosome 6, whole genome shotgun sequence genome containing:
- the VMA6 gene encoding H(+)-transporting V0 sector ATPase subunit d (EggNog:ENOG503NWBT; COG:C; BUSCO:EOG092638RC), coding for MEGLFFNVNNGYLEGIIRGYRNGLLTSTNYTNMTQCETIDDLKLQLGPAYGDFLSTLPPNPSTSSLATKTTEKLVSEFRYVRANAVGSLAKFMDYITYGYMIDNVALLITGTLHERDTRELLDRCHPLGWFETMPVLCVATNIEELYNSVLIETPLAPYFKGSLSHQDLDELNIEIVRNTLYKNYLEDFYNFVNTHPDMAGTPTSEVMTEILEFEADRRAINITLNSFGTELSKQDRNKLYPTFGRLYPEGTLMLSRADDFEGVRLAVEGVHDYKSFFEAAGLGGGPGGPGNMGGGSGSDGKSLEDMFYQKEMEICKGAFTRQFGASIIYAFVKLKEQEVRNIQWISECIAQNQKERIGNYISVF